The proteins below come from a single Carnobacterium divergens DSM 20623 genomic window:
- the asnS gene encoding asparagine--tRNA ligase, translating to MKRITINEAKHHVGETVEIGAWVANKRSSGKIAFLQLRDGSAYFQGVVVKSEVGDDMFQLAKGLNQETSILVRGVIQEDSRSKFGYEMTVTDVEVVGESQDYPITPKEHGTEFLMDHRHLWLRSSKQHAIMQIRNEIILATYVFFNDNGFIKIDPPILTANAAEDTTELFHTEYFDQDAFLSQSGQLYMEAAAMAFGKVFSFGPTFRAEKSKTRRHLIEFWMIEPEMAFMDQDQSLEVQEQYVAFLVQRVLDNCEHALHVLDRDVDLLKKYTELPFPRISYDDAVVLLKENGFEDIEWGDDFGSPHETFIASSFDKPVFILNYPKAIKPFYMKPHPDRDDVVLCADMIAPEGYGEIIGGSEREVDFDKLQEAIKKFGLAEEDYSWYLDLRKYGTVPHSGFGLGLERAVTWICGTEHIRESIPFPRLLNRIYP from the coding sequence GTGAAAAGAATTACAATTAACGAAGCCAAACACCATGTTGGAGAAACAGTTGAAATTGGCGCATGGGTTGCCAACAAACGTTCAAGCGGTAAAATTGCGTTTTTACAATTACGTGATGGATCTGCCTATTTTCAAGGAGTTGTCGTAAAAAGTGAAGTTGGAGATGATATGTTCCAACTAGCAAAAGGACTAAACCAAGAAACATCGATTTTAGTAAGAGGGGTTATCCAAGAAGACAGCCGTTCAAAATTTGGTTATGAAATGACGGTTACAGATGTGGAAGTTGTTGGAGAAAGTCAAGATTACCCAATTACACCAAAAGAACATGGAACTGAATTCTTAATGGATCATCGTCATTTATGGTTGCGTTCATCTAAACAACACGCCATTATGCAAATTCGTAACGAAATCATCCTTGCGACTTATGTCTTCTTTAATGACAATGGATTTATCAAAATTGATCCACCTATTTTAACGGCAAATGCTGCTGAAGACACAACAGAGCTATTCCATACTGAATACTTTGATCAAGATGCATTTCTTTCTCAAAGTGGCCAATTGTATATGGAAGCTGCAGCAATGGCCTTTGGGAAAGTCTTCTCATTTGGACCAACTTTTAGAGCAGAAAAATCAAAAACACGTCGTCATTTAATTGAATTTTGGATGATTGAACCAGAAATGGCCTTTATGGACCAAGATCAAAGTCTTGAAGTTCAAGAACAATATGTAGCTTTCTTAGTTCAAAGAGTGTTAGATAACTGTGAACACGCATTGCATGTCTTAGATCGTGACGTTGACTTATTGAAAAAATATACTGAACTGCCATTCCCACGTATCTCTTATGACGATGCTGTCGTTTTATTAAAAGAAAATGGATTTGAAGACATTGAATGGGGAGATGATTTTGGATCGCCTCATGAAACTTTTATCGCTAGCTCATTTGACAAACCTGTCTTCATTTTAAACTATCCAAAAGCAATTAAACCATTCTACATGAAACCACATCCAGATCGTGATGATGTTGTTTTATGTGCAGATATGATCGCTCCAGAAGGTTATGGTGAGATTATTGGTGGTAGTGAACGTGAAGTTGATTTTGATAAACTTCAAGAAGCTATCAAAAAATTTGGTTTAGCAGAAGAAGATTACTCTTGGTATTTAGACTTACGTAAATATGGAACAGTTCCTCACTCTGGTTTTGGCTTAGGCTTAGAAAGAGCAGTAACTTGGATTTGTGGTACAGAGCATATTCGTGAATCTATTCCATTCCCACGTCTATTAAACCGCATCTACCCTTAA
- a CDS encoding DnaD domain-containing protein, with amino-acid sequence MDNHILQSWLKAGNTSISNLLLKHYHKIGLTNNELILVIQLKSLMDEGILFPDTQEIAMRMNESTDGVFHGIHQLIQKKVLAIETDKTADGKTQDAYSLTQLWDKLALLLIKTETETVKVEEVQNEKELFQQFESEFGRPLSPIEIETIGMWLDEDHYPIDLIELALREAVLSQVYNLKYVDRILLNWERKNIRTKDQVVKESTKHRQSQVKQSQNPTNESAKNTTKVPLHNWLNNDSF; translated from the coding sequence ATGGATAATCATATTTTACAGAGTTGGTTAAAGGCGGGAAATACGTCTATTTCGAATCTCTTATTAAAGCACTATCATAAAATTGGTTTAACGAATAATGAACTAATTTTAGTCATTCAATTAAAATCATTAATGGATGAAGGGATTTTATTTCCAGACACACAAGAAATCGCAATGCGCATGAATGAGTCCACAGATGGCGTTTTTCATGGGATTCACCAACTGATTCAAAAGAAAGTTCTTGCCATTGAGACAGACAAAACAGCTGATGGAAAAACACAAGATGCGTATAGTTTAACGCAACTTTGGGATAAATTAGCATTGCTACTTATAAAGACGGAAACAGAAACTGTCAAAGTTGAAGAAGTTCAAAATGAAAAAGAGTTGTTTCAGCAATTTGAATCCGAATTTGGCAGACCTTTATCCCCTATTGAAATTGAAACAATCGGCATGTGGCTTGATGAGGATCATTATCCAATCGATTTAATTGAGCTGGCTCTTCGAGAAGCCGTCCTCAGCCAAGTGTACAATTTAAAATATGTTGATCGAATTCTTTTAAATTGGGAACGAAAAAATATTCGAACAAAAGATCAAGTAGTAAAAGAGTCTACAAAACATCGACAAAGTCAAGTTAAACAAAGCCAAAATCCAACCAATGAATCTGCAAAAAATACAACAAAAGTACCGTTGCACAATTGGTTGAATAACGACTCATTTTAG
- the nth gene encoding endonuclease III has protein sequence MYSKIKTIRAIDVMGEMFPNAKCELVHDNAFHLLIAVMLSAQATDISVNKVTPNLFKKYHTPADFLSVPVEELMNDIKTIGLYRNKAKHIQGCCRKLIEEFNGEVPQTREELMSLPGVGRKTANVVLGDAFGIPAIAVDTHVERVTKRLGICRIKDSVLQVEETMMEKLPAKMWVDAHHRLIFFGRYHCTARSPKCDICPLLTQCREGKQRMGL, from the coding sequence TTGTACTCAAAAATAAAAACCATTCGCGCAATTGATGTGATGGGGGAGATGTTTCCAAATGCAAAATGTGAATTGGTACATGACAATGCATTTCACTTGCTGATTGCAGTAATGCTAAGCGCTCAAGCAACGGATATTTCAGTGAATAAGGTTACACCAAACCTTTTTAAAAAATATCATACCCCAGCTGATTTTTTATCTGTTCCTGTAGAAGAACTAATGAATGACATTAAAACGATTGGTCTGTATCGAAATAAAGCCAAACATATTCAAGGCTGTTGTCGAAAATTAATTGAAGAATTCAATGGTGAAGTACCTCAAACGAGAGAAGAACTGATGAGTTTACCTGGAGTTGGTCGAAAGACGGCTAATGTGGTTTTAGGAGATGCATTTGGGATTCCGGCAATTGCTGTAGACACTCATGTTGAACGAGTGACAAAGCGTTTAGGTATTTGCCGAATTAAGGATAGCGTGCTGCAAGTAGAAGAAACGATGATGGAAAAACTGCCTGCAAAAATGTGGGTAGATGCCCACCATCGATTGATTTTTTTTGGGCGCTACCATTGTACTGCAAGAAGTCCAAAATGTGATATCTGTCCATTATTAACTCAATGTAGAGAAGGAAAACAACGTATGGGACTATAA
- a CDS encoding transglycosylase domain-containing protein, with product MTSDNEEMSRVANKKPKKGGKMKLWKKILLSLIGIGVLVLLAGIGLFAYYASSAPNLTEKELNGSFSSKILDSKGNVFKEIGGENREIVEGEQIPQSLKDAVISIEDRRFYKHIGIDPIRIGGAVLANLKGGFASQGGSTLTQQLVKLSVFSTKSSDQTLKRKAQEAWLSLKLERKYSKEQILEFYINKVYLANNVYGVGKASQYYFGKPLNEISLSQAALLAGMPQAPNSYNPYTNPDEALARRNMVLDAMASNEKITAAERDAAKAEPINSGLVDHTEESADNLVIDAYLKEVIEEVSKKTDVDIYTDGVTVHTNLDMDAQQHLYDTLNTENYVKYPDDQIQAGVSMVDVNTGQIKALGGSRKQTAQLGLNRATDLQRSIGSTMKPLADYAPAIENLNYSTYQQVVDAPYTYSDGKTQIKNYDKAYKGQMSIREAITDSRNIPALKTLQTVGLDKSNEFLKKVGINIKQPDGYEGLVESNAIGGDVTPVQLSASYAAFANGGTYYQPYAVNKVVLRNNQEIDLTSKGETAMKDSTAYMMTDMLKDVIKKGTGTAAEIPGLAQAGKTGTTNYDDKIADKFPSTSSPDAWFSGYTTNYSISVWVGYDDPNADNHDLNPNSQKLPARIYKELMTHVSKDIETKDWKKPATVVSSPVLNGSNPAAKPGPNVPSSNIVTELFVKGTAPTNTSNGTGNTPETLPAPTGLTASYNKETDAISISWDSYKSSSKNAKVSYLLNVNGQTYETSDLSYTVQKPTSGTNSISLVASVSGQRSATASTSVQVDSKEAESSSESVIDSTEPPASSEASSEIVPPESSSSETSSSTPPPDTSSGGNGSDSSSTVVPRSTRSKNFSSLGKFLWIFNLK from the coding sequence ATGACAAGCGATAATGAAGAAATGTCACGTGTTGCAAATAAAAAACCAAAAAAAGGTGGAAAAATGAAATTATGGAAAAAAATCCTACTTTCACTAATTGGAATTGGCGTTCTTGTGCTATTAGCAGGAATCGGATTATTTGCCTATTATGCTTCTTCTGCACCTAATTTAACAGAAAAAGAACTAAACGGTTCCTTTTCATCTAAAATTTTAGATAGTAAAGGAAATGTCTTTAAAGAAATCGGTGGCGAAAATAGAGAAATCGTAGAAGGAGAGCAAATTCCACAATCGTTAAAAGACGCAGTCATTTCAATTGAAGACCGACGCTTCTATAAACATATCGGAATCGATCCAATTCGTATTGGTGGTGCGGTCCTTGCTAACCTAAAAGGCGGTTTTGCCTCACAAGGTGGGAGTACTTTAACCCAACAATTAGTAAAACTTTCTGTCTTCTCAACAAAATCCTCCGATCAAACGTTGAAAAGAAAAGCTCAAGAAGCATGGTTATCACTAAAATTAGAGCGTAAATACTCAAAAGAACAAATTTTAGAATTCTATATCAATAAAGTTTACTTGGCGAATAATGTTTACGGTGTTGGAAAAGCCAGTCAATATTATTTTGGTAAACCCTTGAATGAAATCAGTCTCTCTCAAGCAGCGCTACTTGCTGGGATGCCTCAAGCTCCAAACAGTTACAATCCTTATACAAATCCAGATGAAGCGTTAGCTCGTCGAAATATGGTACTGGATGCTATGGCAAGTAATGAAAAAATCACTGCAGCAGAACGAGATGCTGCTAAAGCAGAACCTATTAATAGCGGTTTAGTAGATCACACGGAAGAAAGTGCTGATAATCTAGTAATTGATGCTTATTTGAAAGAAGTTATTGAAGAAGTATCAAAGAAAACTGATGTAGATATTTATACCGACGGCGTCACTGTTCATACCAATCTTGATATGGATGCACAACAACATTTATATGATACCTTAAATACTGAAAACTATGTTAAATACCCCGATGATCAAATTCAAGCGGGTGTTTCAATGGTTGACGTCAATACTGGCCAAATCAAAGCTCTTGGCGGAAGTCGTAAACAAACTGCGCAGCTTGGACTTAATCGCGCAACTGACTTGCAACGAAGTATCGGCTCAACAATGAAACCTCTAGCAGATTATGCTCCAGCAATTGAAAATCTGAATTATTCAACTTACCAACAAGTAGTTGACGCGCCATACACCTACTCAGATGGGAAAACACAAATCAAAAACTATGACAAAGCTTATAAAGGTCAGATGTCCATTCGAGAAGCAATTACTGATTCTCGTAACATTCCAGCTTTAAAAACATTGCAAACAGTTGGTTTAGATAAATCCAATGAATTTTTGAAAAAAGTTGGCATCAACATCAAACAACCTGATGGCTATGAGGGGCTTGTTGAATCAAATGCAATTGGTGGCGATGTAACACCTGTTCAATTGTCTGCTTCTTATGCAGCTTTTGCAAATGGTGGTACCTATTATCAACCATATGCTGTCAACAAAGTTGTTTTACGAAACAATCAAGAAATTGATTTAACGTCAAAAGGTGAAACAGCTATGAAAGATTCTACTGCTTATATGATGACGGACATGTTAAAAGACGTTATTAAAAAAGGAACGGGTACAGCTGCTGAAATCCCAGGCTTAGCTCAAGCTGGTAAAACTGGTACAACGAATTATGATGATAAAATCGCAGATAAGTTTCCTAGTACTTCCTCACCAGACGCTTGGTTTAGTGGGTATACAACGAACTACTCTATCTCTGTATGGGTTGGATATGATGATCCAAATGCAGATAATCATGATTTAAATCCAAATTCTCAAAAATTACCTGCTCGTATTTATAAAGAATTAATGACTCATGTTTCAAAAGATATTGAAACAAAAGACTGGAAGAAACCTGCAACCGTTGTTTCTTCACCTGTCTTAAACGGAAGTAATCCTGCTGCTAAACCTGGTCCAAATGTTCCAAGTAGTAATATTGTAACTGAATTATTTGTAAAAGGAACAGCACCGACAAATACATCAAATGGTACTGGCAACACACCTGAAACATTACCTGCTCCGACTGGTTTAACTGCAAGTTACAACAAAGAAACAGATGCTATCTCAATCTCTTGGGATAGTTATAAATCTTCAAGTAAAAATGCTAAAGTGAGTTATCTATTAAATGTTAATGGACAAACTTATGAAACAAGTGATCTCTCCTACACGGTTCAAAAACCAACGAGTGGTACAAACTCTATTTCATTGGTTGCTTCTGTTAGTGGACAAAGAAGCGCAACAGCTTCAACTAGTGTTCAGGTAGATTCAAAGGAAGCTGAAAGCTCCAGTGAGTCTGTAATAGATTCTACTGAACCACCTGCTAGTAGTGAAGCTAGCTCTGAAATCGTTCCGCCTGAATCAAGTAGTAGTGAAACAAGTTCCAGTACACCTCCACCAGACACTAGTTCTGGCGGAAATGGTTCTGATTCTTCTTCGACAGTTGTTCCTCGAAGCACCCGAAGTAAGAATTTTAGTTCTCTAGGGAAATTTTTATGGATTTTCAATCTAAAGTAA
- the recU gene encoding Holliday junction resolvase RecU translates to MAIGYPNGKSYSHSAENNKKNQVKKTAHSFSKRGMSLEDDINASNETYLSRNKAVIHKKPTPVQIVQVDYPKRSAAVIKEAYFRQASTTDYNGVYQGFYLDFEAKETQNKRSFPLKNFHEHQILHMKQCLAQQAICFVIMRFTSVNRLFLLEARVLIDYWDLKNNEGRKSIPLEELEKNGYELYYGLSPRIPFLDVVDVLIEKSFSKESNNHDKR, encoded by the coding sequence TTGGCAATTGGATATCCAAATGGTAAAAGCTATTCTCATAGTGCCGAAAATAACAAAAAAAATCAAGTAAAAAAGACAGCCCATTCTTTTTCCAAAAGAGGAATGTCTTTAGAAGATGACATTAACGCCAGTAATGAAACTTATTTATCTCGAAACAAAGCGGTCATCCATAAAAAACCAACGCCCGTCCAAATTGTACAAGTTGATTACCCAAAACGAAGTGCCGCAGTTATTAAAGAAGCCTATTTCAGACAAGCTTCCACTACGGATTATAATGGTGTTTATCAAGGTTTCTACTTAGATTTCGAGGCAAAAGAAACACAAAACAAACGCTCTTTTCCATTAAAAAACTTTCATGAACACCAAATTTTGCACATGAAGCAATGTTTAGCTCAACAGGCTATTTGTTTTGTAATTATGAGATTTACCAGCGTTAATCGGCTTTTTTTATTAGAAGCTCGCGTTTTGATTGACTATTGGGATTTAAAAAACAATGAAGGTAGAAAGTCAATTCCATTAGAAGAACTTGAAAAAAATGGTTATGAACTGTATTATGGATTATCACCACGTATTCCATTTTTAGATGTGGTAGATGTTTTAATAGAAAAAAGCTTTTCAAAGGAGTCGAACAATCATGACAAGCGATAA
- a CDS encoding DUF1273 domain-containing protein: MANLVISGYRSFELGVFKEDDPKIAVIKKCLSQEITQLVENNQVEWILIGGQSGVEQWAAEVVQELKKDYPQIKYSVIFPFYEFGSNWNEANQLKLQKIKQAADYTDSTSHKPYENPAQLKNHQQFLLDHSELALLVYDPEFEGKTKYLYEAIQRKQEKTTYECLLIDFDQLQNQTFE; the protein is encoded by the coding sequence ATGGCAAATTTAGTAATTAGCGGTTATCGTTCTTTTGAATTAGGTGTTTTTAAAGAAGACGATCCTAAAATTGCAGTTATAAAAAAATGTTTATCACAAGAAATTACACAGTTAGTTGAAAATAATCAAGTTGAATGGATTCTGATTGGGGGACAATCAGGCGTTGAACAATGGGCAGCAGAAGTTGTACAGGAATTAAAAAAAGACTATCCTCAAATAAAATATAGCGTTATTTTTCCGTTTTATGAATTCGGATCAAATTGGAATGAAGCAAATCAATTAAAATTGCAAAAAATCAAACAAGCAGCCGATTATACTGACAGTACCTCTCATAAACCATATGAAAATCCAGCGCAATTAAAAAATCACCAGCAATTTTTATTAGATCATAGTGAGTTAGCGTTACTTGTTTACGACCCTGAATTTGAAGGGAAAACAAAATACTTATATGAAGCAATCCAAAGAAAACAAGAAAAAACAACGTACGAATGTTTGCTAATCGACTTCGATCAATTGCAAAATCAGACATTTGAATAA
- the gpsB gene encoding cell division regulator GpsB, giving the protein MANRNLTTKDILQKEFKTSMRGYSPAEVDEFLDNVIRDYESYNKEITQLKAEHERLLSKVDELTKQATIAKPAYSSQPNNTVTNFDILKRLSNLERHVFGSKLDENEEV; this is encoded by the coding sequence ATGGCAAATAGAAACTTAACAACTAAAGATATCTTACAAAAAGAATTTAAAACAAGCATGCGTGGCTATAGTCCGGCAGAAGTCGATGAATTTTTGGATAATGTGATTCGAGATTATGAATCTTACAATAAAGAAATCACGCAGTTAAAAGCTGAGCATGAACGTCTTTTAAGTAAAGTCGATGAGTTGACAAAACAAGCAACAATTGCAAAACCAGCATATTCTTCACAACCTAACAATACTGTAACAAACTTTGACATTCTGAAACGTTTATCTAATCTAGAACGACATGTGTTTGGTTCAAAATTAGATGAAAATGAAGAAGTCTAA
- a CDS encoding THUMP domain-containing class I SAM-dependent RNA methyltransferase, giving the protein MKNFQLVATAASGIEALVGREIKDLGYECQVENGKIFFEGGMRDIAKTNLWLRTADRVKIIVGEFNAYEFDELFEKTKALPWEDLLPMDACFPVAGKSIKSKLYSVSDCQAIVKKAIVNRLSDVYHRNTRLPETGALYQLEVALLKDKVTITLDTTGPSLFKRGYRTSKGGAPLKENMAAALVLLTSWRKDRPFYDPVCGSGTIPIEAALIGHNIAPGFNRSFACEEWDWFDEEIFKEVRTEAESLADYDIELDIVGSDIDGKMIEFAKENAIEAGLGDSITFKQMQLSDFTTDKEYGVIIANPPYGERLGEEEAVQTLYKQMGTTYRPLKTWSKYILTSDLTFESYYGERATKKRKLYNGALRTDFFQYWGERPPRAPRT; this is encoded by the coding sequence ATGAAAAATTTTCAACTTGTTGCGACTGCAGCTAGTGGAATCGAAGCTTTAGTAGGCAGAGAGATCAAAGATTTAGGGTATGAATGTCAAGTGGAAAACGGGAAAATATTTTTTGAAGGTGGCATGCGTGATATTGCTAAAACCAACTTATGGTTGCGTACGGCCGATCGTGTGAAAATTATCGTTGGTGAATTTAATGCCTATGAGTTTGATGAGTTGTTTGAAAAAACAAAAGCATTGCCGTGGGAAGACTTATTGCCAATGGATGCCTGTTTCCCAGTTGCTGGTAAATCAATCAAATCTAAATTATATAGCGTTTCAGATTGCCAAGCTATCGTAAAAAAAGCAATTGTAAACCGACTAAGTGACGTGTATCATCGTAATACACGTTTACCAGAAACAGGTGCATTGTATCAGTTAGAAGTGGCTTTATTAAAAGATAAAGTAACAATTACATTAGATACAACTGGACCAAGTTTATTTAAACGAGGATACCGTACTTCAAAAGGTGGCGCACCGCTAAAAGAAAATATGGCTGCAGCTTTAGTATTATTAACATCTTGGAGAAAAGACCGTCCATTTTATGATCCTGTATGTGGGAGTGGTACAATTCCAATCGAAGCAGCGTTAATTGGTCATAACATTGCACCAGGATTCAATCGCAGTTTTGCTTGTGAAGAATGGGATTGGTTTGACGAGGAGATTTTTAAAGAAGTTCGTACAGAAGCTGAATCTTTAGCAGATTACGATATTGAGTTAGATATTGTGGGAAGCGATATTGATGGGAAAATGATTGAATTTGCAAAAGAAAATGCGATTGAAGCAGGTCTAGGAGACAGCATTACCTTTAAACAAATGCAATTAAGTGATTTTACCACAGATAAAGAATATGGTGTAATTATAGCAAATCCACCATATGGTGAGCGTTTAGGAGAAGAAGAAGCCGTTCAAACGCTATACAAACAAATGGGTACAACCTATCGTCCGTTAAAAACATGGAGTAAATATATTTTAACAAGCGATTTAACATTTGAAAGTTACTATGGAGAACGAGCAACGAAAAAACGTAAGCTTTATAATGGCGCACTTCGTACCGATTTCTTCCAGTATTGGGGCGAACGTCCACCAAGAGCACCAAGAACTTAA
- a CDS encoding carboxypeptidase M32 yields MGEQEKGFLELTKEIALLNEAVALLEWDSLTGMPEESSSYRGELVSYLASHAFEKSTSTEMAHYLSELHKNQSELSNELKKMVEKVQKEYDLNHKIPQNEYKDFIKVTSEADATWKKARETQDFKVFLPSLEKIIAYEKKFITYWKKDEATNYDVLLNQYEPGMTVAKLDKLFFELREGILAILAKIKENGTPPKTDFLTRFMSKENQKAFSTAVVKKMGYRFEAGRLDDTIHPFMQSMNRKDARITTRWDEHNYKMAIFGIIHEAGHGIYEQNISGKYDYTPLSGGVSMGIHESQSLFYEIVMGSDKLFWLDNYSLLQSYADGELDDVDFETFYKGLHETKSSLIRIEADTLTYPIHIIIRYEIEKMIFNEEVDVKDLPQIWNQKYQEYLGVTPTNDSEGILQDVHWSGGSFGYFPSYALGFMYAAQLQHTMAKEIDLEAIYKTGDYEPIRQWLTAHIHQYGAFKEPNELILEATGEALNPRYLLELQDRIYQMVYDY; encoded by the coding sequence ATGGGGGAACAAGAAAAAGGTTTTTTAGAATTAACTAAAGAAATTGCTTTACTAAATGAAGCAGTTGCGCTGTTAGAGTGGGACTCATTAACTGGAATGCCTGAAGAAAGCAGTTCTTATCGTGGTGAATTGGTAAGTTATCTAGCGAGTCATGCATTTGAAAAATCAACTTCCACTGAAATGGCTCATTATTTAAGTGAACTTCACAAAAATCAAAGCGAACTGTCTAATGAGTTAAAAAAAATGGTGGAAAAAGTTCAAAAAGAATATGATTTAAATCATAAAATTCCACAAAATGAATACAAAGATTTCATCAAAGTAACGAGTGAAGCGGATGCAACCTGGAAAAAAGCAAGAGAAACCCAAGATTTCAAGGTATTCTTGCCATCGTTAGAAAAAATTATTGCTTATGAAAAGAAATTTATTACCTATTGGAAAAAAGACGAAGCAACAAATTACGATGTTTTATTAAACCAATATGAACCAGGCATGACGGTTGCTAAGTTAGATAAATTATTTTTTGAACTAAGAGAAGGAATTCTAGCAATTTTAGCCAAAATCAAGGAAAATGGGACACCCCCTAAAACTGATTTTTTAACTCGTTTTATGAGTAAAGAAAATCAAAAGGCTTTTTCTACAGCAGTCGTAAAAAAAATGGGGTACCGTTTTGAAGCTGGAAGACTGGATGATACAATTCATCCGTTTATGCAAAGTATGAATCGTAAAGATGCTCGAATTACAACTCGGTGGGATGAACATAATTATAAAATGGCAATTTTTGGTATTATTCATGAAGCCGGACATGGAATTTATGAACAAAATATTTCTGGAAAATATGATTACACGCCGTTGAGTGGTGGTGTTTCAATGGGAATTCATGAGTCACAATCCTTGTTTTATGAGATTGTTATGGGTAGCGATAAACTATTCTGGTTAGATAACTACTCATTGTTGCAAAGCTATGCAGACGGCGAGCTAGATGATGTTGATTTTGAAACATTTTACAAGGGATTGCATGAAACTAAATCTTCCTTGATTCGAATTGAAGCTGATACATTAACGTACCCCATTCACATTATTATTCGTTATGAAATTGAAAAAATGATTTTTAATGAGGAGGTTGATGTGAAGGACTTGCCTCAAATTTGGAATCAAAAATATCAGGAGTACCTTGGAGTAACACCAACCAATGATTCTGAAGGGATTTTACAAGATGTCCATTGGAGTGGCGGTAGCTTTGGTTATTTCCCATCCTATGCTCTAGGCTTTATGTATGCAGCGCAATTGCAACATACTATGGCAAAAGAAATTGATTTAGAAGCAATTTATAAAACTGGCGACTATGAACCCATCCGTCAATGGTTAACGGCGCACATCCATCAATATGGTGCCTTTAAAGAGCCGAATGAATTGATTTTAGAAGCAACAGGAGAAGCCTTAAATCCTCGCTATTTACTAGAATTGCAAGATAGAATTTACCAAATGGTTTATGATTATTAA
- a CDS encoding DeoR/GlpR family DNA-binding transcription regulator, which yields MNQKDRLKTILELLEERKELSTEELIEELAVSKDTIRRDILVLLNQELVERYRGGISLPVMKEKIQTYTDRMIANAKAKNAIALKAIEEIKPHQVLFFDVSTTVQMIADHLNHEQLMIVTQSVDNAFVLSKKNKTNDVFLLGGLFDAQSHLIYGEATIEQLSTFLFDCAFIGAAGISTNGVFYSELTDIQMKKAIIKNAKKVCLVVDSSKMAVETSFKLAFSGIDLIISNRPFSKELKNKLEDYNIQIIITEE from the coding sequence ATGAATCAAAAAGATCGTTTGAAAACTATTCTTGAGTTATTAGAAGAAAGAAAAGAACTCTCAACAGAAGAGCTGATAGAAGAATTGGCCGTTTCAAAAGATACCATTCGACGTGATATTTTAGTTTTACTCAATCAAGAATTAGTTGAGCGCTATCGGGGAGGTATTTCTTTACCCGTTATGAAAGAAAAAATTCAAACGTATACCGATAGAATGATTGCAAATGCTAAAGCAAAAAATGCAATTGCCTTAAAAGCGATTGAGGAAATAAAACCACATCAAGTTCTTTTTTTTGATGTCTCCACCACTGTTCAAATGATTGCAGATCACTTAAACCATGAGCAATTAATGATTGTCACTCAATCGGTTGACAATGCTTTCGTTCTTTCCAAAAAAAATAAAACCAATGATGTTTTTTTACTGGGTGGATTATTTGATGCTCAGTCGCACTTGATTTATGGAGAAGCAACCATTGAACAATTGTCTACTTTTTTATTTGATTGTGCCTTTATTGGTGCTGCAGGGATTTCCACTAACGGTGTCTTTTATTCGGAGTTAACGGATATTCAAATGAAGAAGGCTATTATAAAAAATGCTAAAAAAGTATGTTTAGTCGTTGATTCTTCAAAAATGGCTGTTGAAACTTCTTTCAAATTAGCATTTAGCGGAATTGACTTGATTATTTCAAATCGACCGTTTTCAAAAGAACTAAAAAATAAACTAGAAGATTATAACATTCAAATAATCATTACAGAGGAGTGA